From Equus przewalskii isolate Varuska chromosome 2, EquPr2, whole genome shotgun sequence:
GGAGATTAGCTGGGCCCCAGGGGTGGGGAGCAGTTAGCCAGGTGTGGAAAGGAGGGATGCCCCAGGCCTACTGCTTATCTCAATCACTCTGTCCCCCAGGGAGAGCCAGGGCCTCGAGGAGAAATCGGTCCCCGGGGCATCGTGGGCCAGAAggtaagtgcctggcacagtggccCCTCCCTGGGGGCCTTTGCAGCAGCTGGCACTGCTAGACCCAGGATCTGGGTCCTCTCAATGGCTCCAGCATCTGCCCCGCCCTGCCCAGCCTGTGTGAGGCCTCCCCAGCCAGGGCCTCAGTTTGCTGCTCTTTGAAGTGGAGCAAAGGACCTCCACGCTGGTGACAGCAGGAACAGAGGGCACCCGATCACACAGGGTCAGGGATCTGGCAGGGGGAGGCTGCCCCTGCTGATAGCCGGGTTTGACCGTCTTTTTCCATTCCATTTCAGGGCGACCAGGGTGAGAGGGGGCCAGTGGGGCAGCCAGGCCCTCAAGGACGTCAGGTAATGCAGGGCCGGTGAGATGGGCGGTGGGGCGCATGTCTGGGCACCTCACTTGATttactcctctcctttcttttctcctcagggCCCTAAGGGGGAACAGGGGCCCCCAGGAATTCCAGGGCCCCAGGGCTTGCCAGGCATCAAGGGAGACAAGGTACCAGAAGGGGCTGGAAAATACCTGGGAAAGAAGCGCTGAGACCCTGGGGGAGGGGTCGGTGGGCCTGTGGGATGCTCGATCCCTTGCTCCAAATCCTCGCGGAAAAATTACTACCCTCGGGGGCGAGGCTGAGCTGCAGATCGGGGTGTGGCCAAGAGCCGGGGCTGGGAGGCGCTGTGGacccagccctccctggagagggGAACTTACCAAGGCCCCGATCTCCCGCTTTCTGCAGGGCTCCCCGGGGAAGACCGGGCCCCGCGGCGGAGCGGTGAGTACAGCGCCGCCCCCGCCCTGTCTTCGGGGCGCCCTGGCTGTcgcggtgggggtggggaatggggatgggggtggggagggtgtcaCACCTCTGCGCCGCAGCTCCGCCGCTGCTCTGACCCGTTGTTCTCCATTTGCAGGGCGACCCGGGGGTGGCCGGGCTCCCCGGAGAGAAGGGCGAGAAGGTGAGCGGGCTGCGCGGGGCGGCTggggcgcggcgggcgggcgcCGGGGCCCCACCTCCTCGTGACCGCGCTTCCTTGCGCTGCAGGGCGAGTCTGGCGAGCCGGGGCCCAAGGGACAGGTGAGCACTGCCCCTGCGACaccgccctcctcctcctctcccgctGCCCCCGCCCCTCTTCCCTCAGTGCTCCCCGGGGACCGCTGCTCTCCAGGCCCACCCCCCACCTTCTTAGGACGCGCCCCCGCCTGTGATGCGTGCGTCCTCTCAACCCCGCTCTGCACCCACCTCGCCCCTGGCAGCAAGGAGTCCGCGGAGAACCCGGCTACCCGGGACCCAGCGGGGATGCGGGCGCCCCAGGGGTGCAGGGCTACCCCGGGCCCCCCGGCCCTCGAGGACTGGCTGGCGATCGCGGCGTGCCCGGACAGCCCGGGAGACAGGGCGTGGCGGTGAGTTGGCCCTCAGGGGAGGGGGAATCCCCTAGGTAGGAAATCTCTCTGGGGTGCGGCTCATGCCCCCAAGGCGGGGAGTTCCCAGAGGCCCTCTGGCTTCCCTGAGGCCGGGCCCAAGCTCCAGCTCGGAGAGGATGGGTGTGGGTGCTGCAGGAGGGATTGCAGTCAGCTGGTGAAAATACTTCCGGTGGGAAAATGGGCGCAGGAGGGGGTCACAGGGGCGGGAGCAGTCAGCCCTGGTAGCAGGGCACTTCTTCCTGAAAGGCCGCCTCCGCTTTCAGGGCCGAGATGCCAGTGACCAGCACATTGTGGACGTCGTGCTGAAGATGCTGCaaggtgaggggagggggcagcaaaCCCCCCTCATAGTCCATGTCAGGATATGGCCACCCTTCAGGAGCCTCTGCAAGTGGCCTTGCCTGAGAGCCTGGAGTCCCGGgtgctccttccagctctgcctccaagGAGTTGGGGACCTGTGATACATCCCTGCCCTCTCCAGACCTTTGACTTCCCAACATGGGAGCTTTCTGTCTGCACACCAAGGGGCCAGGGGCCATCAGGATGCTCTGCCTTCCCCAGTTTTCCTGAGCTGACACCCATCTCAcgtacttctctctctctccctcccttcctccctccagagCAACTGGCAGAGGTGGCTGTGAGTGCCAAGCGGGAGGCCCTAGGTGCAACAGGCATGGTGGGTCCCCCAGGACCCCCTGGGCCTCCTGGGTACCCAGGCAAGCAGGGACCCCATGGGCACCCTGGCCCTCGGGGCATTCCTGGCATCGTGGGAGCCGTGGGTCAGATCGGCAACACGGGGCCCAAGGGTGAGTGCTGTTCtgcggtggggtgggggcagaggctggggcttTGGCCAAGGCCAGCCCCGTGGGTCTCAGCTACATGGGCTGATTGCTCAGCCTCCTGTTTTCTTTCATCATTCACCTTCTCAGGATGAGGTACAGACACTTTCCCCCATTCGCTCAGCCATTTTTCAGAACTACTCCTGGGCTTGCTCTCTCAGTAGTAAACTGATGAAAATGAATGTACTATTTTATAacttgggtttttttggggggttttgtttttgttttaaatttacttaGTGGTACCCCATAAACATCCTCCTGTGTATCTAGAAGTGGGGAGGCAGATTAGCAAAGTAATAAAGCAGGTGGGAACAAGAGTACAAGACGAGTGTCAATCCAGACTTTGCCACTTTGCCCCTGtggaccttggacaagttacctgATAATCTCCCTGGGCCTTAGATTTATCATCTGTAAAAGCGGGATATTAATAGCAATAACCTCATAGCATTGTCATTGTGAGGATGACAGTTAGAGGTAATTCACATAGAGTTGGCACACAGTGAATGccagctattgttattattagacACTTTCCTGTAGTGAACTTCACCAGCTGTATAGTCTGCCATCTTGTCTGGACCTTCCTTTATTTAACCAGTTCTGCAGTCTTTTCCAACGTTCCCCTATTATAAACTAGCACAAAACAGGAATAAATGCTGTgtgtgaaatagaaattaaatagcGACCAAAGTAGAAAACACATTTTCCGATTCTGCAAAACTAAAGGCTCCCTTCTTTCTCTGCAGGAAAACGTGGAGAGAAGGGCGACCAGGGAGACACAGGACGTGGCCATCCCGGGATGCCTGGGCCCCCAGGGATCCCAGGTAAGACCTTGGCCCTGCCCAGCTGCAGCTCTGTCCCTCAGCTCTGGGATTAATGACCCCCAGACAACGGGGTCTCTTCCATGGAGGCCTCATGCTCAGTGACCTGTCCCACACGTCCAGCTTTTGCACCCCTTTGGAGCACCCAGGAGCCTCTGGGTGGAGTCTGGCCAGGAAGTGGACAGCTGGGATTCTGAGGACTTCCCGGGTAGCACCAAAATCTGCTTcatggagggaaaggaagggacgTTTGCTCCCAAGGCTCACTGATTGGAAGTTGGGAGTAATGGATAATTGCCCGTGACTCTCCCAGAGCCTCCGTGTCTGGGGCAGCGTCCCTTCTTCCTATGGTGTCCTTggcctcattttccccacctGAAAAATGGAACTTAAGAATTCCAGGGTCGAGACAGGAAGCCCTGATGTCTTGACCTTCTGCCTTTCACAGGACTTCCTGGCCGGCCTGGCCAGGCAATCAACGGCAAGGATGGAGATCGAGGGTCCCCAGGTGCCCCTGGAGAGGCAGGCCGACCTGGCCTACCAGGCCCTGTGGGGCTCccaggcttctgtgagcctgcgGCCTGCCTCGGAGCCTCAGCCTACGCCTCTGCACGCCTCACGGAGCCTGGATCCATCAAGGGGCCATGAGCATCAGGCCAGGACAGAGCTCAGCGGGCATCCTGGGGGGAAAGGACTAGGTCCCCTCTGGGTCGACAAGCACCGCATCCCTCAGCCCAGGAATCCAGCTTTCCCAGGACTTTCTGTCTGGGACCTAGGAGTCCTGAGGACAAGGAAAATCTGAAacatgggggaagggaagggaggacatCAAAGTGAAAAAGTGAGGCCAACAGACAGGGCAAGTGTCACTGGAGCGTCCAAGCTCCAAAGAGGATGTGGTGGCTTTCCTTCCTGGAGTATCACTCAGATGTTACCAAATGCCTCTTTAATCTGCGCCATCCTCTACTGGCCATCTTGTCCTTGGGGCAAGTGGACTGAGGTCTCTGCCGGTTCCTGACCCCATTTTCACCCCCTGGACTTGCTGGGTGACTGCTGATGGGTGACTACCCTGAGGTGGCTATCCTTAAGCCAGCCCCActgcttcctccctgcctccctcccatctGAGTATTTAAACAcccatctcccttctctttctggcATTACTGTCTCCCACCACCCTCCTCGATCCACCCAGGCctttctgtaaataaaaatcCCCAACTTGGGTAGAAACCAGGATGTGAGTTGTTGGGCTTAATTTCTCATGGATTGGGAGTGGGAGGTTGTTGCTGGGCCTCCATTGCCTGGCAGGATGGTCAGGAGCTCCAGAAGGGGACGGcagtgggagtgggtggggtaCCTTCCTCTGGGCACATCCTGAATTGTGAGTATAAGGATGGCATGACGTTTGAGGAACCTCTGTGAGAAGAACCCGGGGGGTCCTGTCAGGACGATGACCTGCTGTCTAACTCTGGGCAAACCCCCTCCTGGTCTTTGTATGGCCATGGCAGGGACTCAGCCACACACGTTATCTAGCCCAGTAGAGCACACCCAGTGTCTtgccagggcctggcccatagGAGGCCCTCTGTGAGTTtcggcacctactgtgtgctggtcTGGGCAGCAGTTGGTAGTTCAAGATTGGGAGACTTGGCTCTTGCCTTCCAGGGGTTCCCAGGCCCGTGAGAAAAACAGACAGGGACCTGGATGATGAGAAAAGAAGTGACATTCATTTCACACCACTTGCACCAAGGGGACATCAGATCTGACCTGTACCCCTGGGGGCTTCCAGCCCCATAGCCTTGTAGGCCAGCAAGGCTGCTCCAAGCAGCAAGAGCAGCAGGGAAGACCCATGCAAAGATGGGAGCCTCTGAAATTCAGGGAGTGACCAATCCCTTTGCCTGATTATTGATTTGGGCTTTTGTTCCCCCAAATGATTCTgctggcccagcccctcctggagGCACAGAACTCCAGCCTGAGGGCTGAGAATTTGCTGACACCTGAGCTCTCCTATACACCTCACCCTAAGCTTGGCTCTAAGTCCCCACCTAAGCTGGGcgcctttctcctcctccagccacagGGGCAGAGAAAACTCCCTTCcatgccccaacacacacacacatatccctgGTGACTTCTCAGCCACCTTACCCCAATCGATGGGCAGACAGGAAGAACAAAATGGGGCAGCCGTGAGGGCCCGCAGTGCTTTGGCGAATCCTGAATCACAGTATCCCGGCCCCCCGCAGGCCCTCCTGCTGTTGAGGCAGACAATCTAGGGCTCAGAAGAGGAGGGGAACAGGATGCAGGAGGCAGCTGAAGCGTCACCCACCACCCTGAGCAGGCTCTCAGGCATTTCAtacctggtggggagggggttccCCCTTCCCTAGGCCAAGTCACTTTACTTATTCTGGTGCCTGAAACCTTGGGCGTAGGGAGCCAGTCTACTCCTGGAGGTTTCCTCATCCACTGGCCCTGGGCTCTCTCCTTGTCCCTCTCTGCAACTTTTCACTGGAGGATTTCAGTTACTAAATCCTACGCAGAGTTACACTTCATTCCTTATCACTCGGGCATTTGAGGGGGCTGATCCCTAGGGACCAGTGACTGGTAGCCTTTCCAAGACTTCCTGGTGGATGAATTTCACTCAGGAAAAACCCATGTCCTTACTGTGATCTTAAGTCTCCCATAagcctctctgacctcatgtcCATGCCTGGACCCTGGTACCTTCCACTCTGGCCACGCCAGCCCTCAGACATGCTGTGCCACACACACGTACCCTCTGCTCGGAATGCTCTTCCCCAAAATATCACGGCCAGCGACCTCGCTTCAGGTCATTACTCAAGTGACCTTCTCATCCCCACCCCAACATTCCAGAGAGCCCTCTCGTGCTTTATTatttctccttagcacttaccACTATTCAACATACAACATATAACATACAACATATAAGCTCCATAAGGGCAGAAACTTTGGTCTCATTCGCTGCTCCATTCCCCAGCACATAAAACGGTGACTGGTAAGGATCTCAGGTGCAACagggtgactatagttgataataccgTCCTgtactgaaatttgctaagacagtagagcttaaatgttttcaccaaaaatataaaaataatatatataaatatgaaaaaatcatttgagaagagaaaaaaataaaagtttcaaaaacacaaaataaaacccaaaacagtgcctgggacatatcAGGTACTCACTAAGTTATTAGTGAATGAATAATATGCTCAGGATGCTCAAAGAAGACCCCCCATCAATCATCAGACATGAAGGAAGGGATCTGGTCTGAACTTTCTGTGTGGCTGAGGCGTGTTCCAAGATGGCACACAGCATCTAGGTTATTCCCTCCACTGCCAAGAACAGGGGCCTGCCCCTTGACAAATGAACTTCAGGAGAGAAAAATCTAGTGCAACAAAAATGAAGTAGGAACTCAGCTCCCCTGTTTGCAATTAGGAAAATGGGGATTCAGGAAGCCTAACAGAGTACCACGGCAAGACAGCCCAGCTCCTGCCTGGAGGTTCTGCAGCTTCTCCAGAATGTGGCCTGAGATGCCTCCGAGTCCCAAACTCGCCCCTGGCAGGGCCCCAGGAGTCTGGATGACGAGATTTTGTTTCAAGTAATTTAGCAAACCACTAATCTTCCAGCTAGACGGCCAGGATCTAACCCACGCCATCAAAAAATCAGCAGAGAAAGGGGCTTTCAGCCAGGGCCCTAGTGTTTTCCTGACAAAGAGTCTCAAGTTGGCTGCTGGTCATTTTGGCAATTTATGAAGTGGGTATCGATATGGTGGCACTGGTGGGCTTAGAAGCAGATGAAGCCCTCTGCCAGGTTAGCACTGGCCAGAGAAAGGGAGCAGCAGGGGAAAGGCTGCTGTGAAGGATCCTGGTAGGGACAGAAATGTTCCCAGGATAAATGGTAGGCTTGTTTCTTACCCATAAAGCAAGGCTTCCATTGGTGATAGGACCCAGAGCCAGTTGCCTTGGTTATTGGGCCTCTGTCATGCTGCTCATGACATCACAATCAACTAGTGGATCCAGCTCTAGGTGGACGAGGAGATGGCCTCTGCCTCCTTTGCATATCCTATCTGATAAGCACCTCAAACTCAACCTGCCCAAAACCAAAGTAAAAACTGAAGGCACCACCCTGCCTAACCCGCTCCTTCAGGAGACCCTATCTCAGTGACTAGTTCTCCCATCTACCCGGGACCCAGGCCTGAAACCCGCATCATCTTTAACTCCTTCTGTCTTCATTCCTTACCACAAACATCTCCAACCTTGTTAGTCTCCCCTTTCCACTCCTTTGTTtagcaaatattcattcattccataaacacTGTTCTTTGTCTCCCCAAGTACaatgtaagctccctgaaggcaggggaTTTCCAGAGTCGACAACAATGTATGGTATTTAGCAGGAACTTAATATATATTAGGTAAATGAAGGATTATATTATTCAGGATAATATCCATACGCTTTATTATGGAACACAAGCCCCTTAGACCTGCTTCTCCAGCCCCATTTCTCACTCCTAACTTCTTGCAATTCCTAAAATGCCCTATGTTCTCATGTTTTTGTACCCTGTTCCCTGGAATACCACCCCCGTGCCCTTCTTTGTCTGGCTGATTTCTACTCCTCTTTCAAAACCCGATCACGTCTTCTAGTAATCCTCTCCTCACCTAACTGCCAGCTGGGTTAGGCACTTCTGTTCTTGCGCTTATCTACATCTTAGCAATTATGGTGTTAGTAATATCATTATTAACAATTGTTATCATCGTTAACCAATTCTTGAGCTCTTATTATCATGGGACTGTAAATGCTATCTCATTCTACCCTTACAACAGTCCTGTAAAGCAGGGATTACCACCTTTCATcacgttaaaaaataaaaatctctcataCCCACTTCTGCCTTTAATAAAGCTACCATCCCATATTTTTGCTCCCTTTGATAGGAATAAAGGTTGTCTAATTTGGCTTCTAGCTCACCACTCTGTCCTTCTCAGATTCCTTTGCTGGGGTCTCATCTCCCCAGGATCTGAAAGTCAGAGTGCCACGTGGCTTGGTCCTTGGACTGCAactttttttctcacttctctcAGGATCTTATTCAGTTTCATGGCCTTAAATTCCATCTATATAGTCCCAACCCAGATCTCTCCCCTTAATTCATTTATCCAGCTGCCTCCTCAACATCTCTCCTTAGATATCTAGTAGACATCTCAAttttaacatgtccaaaatgtTTAAATGATCTGCCCCTCCAaaatctcctccttctcctcccccccaccccatctcagtTACTGGCAACTCCGTCCTTTCAGTTGCTTAAGCTAAATATGCTGGAGTCATCCTCTACTCCACGTTTTTTCTTGCAGCCACATctgatccatcagcaaatcctgttggctcagctttcaaaatatttccagaatccaATCACTTATTACAACCTCCCCAGTTACCACTCCAGACTagcactatttttatttcttgcctgaAGTACTGAGAGCCTCTCAACTAGTCCCCTTGCTTGCACCCTTGCTCCTCAACACAGCAGCGAGTGATCCTCTTAAAACTTAAattagatcatgtcactctttGGCCCAAAATCCAATGG
This genomic window contains:
- the COL9A2 gene encoding collagen alpha-2(IX) chain isoform X1 yields the protein MGIPGVKGQPGLPGPPGLPGPGFAGPPGPPGPVGLPGEIGITGPKGDPGPDGPSGPPGPPGKPGRPGTIAGLEGSADFLCPTNCPAGAKGPPGLQGVKGHPGKRGALGDSGRQGKPGPKGDVGASGEQGIPGPPGPQGIRGYPGMEGPKGETGPRGYKGMLGSIGAAGSPGEEGPRGPPGRAGEKGDVGNQGVRGPQGITGPKGATGPPGIDGKDGTPGTPGVKGSAGQAGRPGNPGHQGLAGVPGQPGTKGGPGDKGEPGQQGLPGFSGPPGKEGEPGPRGEIGPRGIVGQKGDQGERGPVGQPGPQGRQGPKGEQGPPGIPGPQGLPGIKGDKGSPGKTGPRGGAGDPGVAGLPGEKGEKGESGEPGPKGQQGVRGEPGYPGPSGDAGAPGVQGYPGPPGPRGLAGDRGVPGQPGRQGVAGRDASDQHIVDVVLKMLQEQLAEVAVSAKREALGATGMVGPPGPPGPPGYPGKQGPHGHPGPRGIPGIVGAVGQIGNTGPKGKRGEKGDQGDTGRGHPGMPGPPGIPGLPGRPGQAINGKDGDRGSPGAPGEAGRPGLPGPVGLPGFCEPAACLGASAYASARLTEPGSIKGP